In Planctomicrobium piriforme, the genomic window CACTCTCTCAAAAGGTTTTCCTGAAGCTCACCATGGACAGGGCGTTGGCTACCGCTTGCATGCCATCCACTGGAAGGACGGCAGCCAGGCAGTTTTGGACTCTCGGGGGATGCTGCATCTGAAAAGCAGCGATGCCGCGATCCCGGAATTCACATTGGTGCTGCACGAAGACTGCGTCGCCGGCTGGAGCGCTCTCGGACAGGTCTGGGGAGAACGCTATTTCCATCTGGACGAGAAAGAACGAACCGCCCCCAAAGTCATCTGGCAGGATCTTATCGAGCCGTTTGTGAGGAGGCTGCGATGAGAACTTTCCCGCTCCAACTCAACTATTCAACCCAGCGACAACATGAGGCTGCCGGCGTCTTCCTGCCTGGCAGTTCTCCCGAGCAATGGCTGCGGCAACTGGTTCAATTCGATGCCGGTTCCGCCGAGATTACGTTTGTCATCGTCCCGGTCTCGTCATCCGATTTGCATCCCCGAGGCATCCTCGTTCGCCTGCCTGCCGAAGCGATTCTTCCAGAAGAATGTCGCGGGCAGGAATACGGGGTACTGGGAAATCGGCTGTTTGTTCCGGTCGCCTCTCAGGTGCTTCCACAGACTTCTGCACATGAGGTCGCAGCGCTGCTGGGACCGGACTATGCCGTCGCAGTCTGGCATCCGCAAAGCGGACTCATTGGATACGAAGCGAGCGAGATTCTTTCGATGCGGGACCTACTGCGGTTGCCGCCGCAGCGGAGCGCCGACTGGACTCATGCACAGCCGGGCACGGCGTTCAATCGCCGCCTGATCAGCATTGCCGCTCCCTGGCCGGACTCTCCGGAGAAAATGCTGGAGAACGCCGCCGACGGCATCGGCTCGCACTCGAAAAACCTTTCCGATCTAAAGCCTGGCGTTGGGAAATCCATCAAGGACGCCGCGGCGGCAGGCGGAATGTTGCTCGCCAGCCCATTTCTGTATGCGGCGGACTTCCTCGCCAACCTTGCTCCCGCCAAGGGGTCTCGACCCACCTGGTTGAGCCAATTGCAGGAAAAACTTCAGCGTGGGCTGCAAGCCAGCATCCGCCTGAATGATGCCCGAGCGCGCGAGATCGAGCGTTTGCTCAAGCTGCTGCAAAACTCGCCCGATGAAGGGCTGAAATATGCCATTCCGTTTGGCGGACAGGGAACTTCGTCCGCAGGCGGGTCAGGTTCGCGGCTGACAAAACGCATCCCCAGTTTCGATCTGGGGCGACTCTTTGGAGGAGGAGCTGGGGAGAATTGGGACATGCCCGGCGACCTGCAGGTCCAACTCCTCAAAAACTATCGCGAACTTGCCGAACGAGAGATCCGCCTGGGCCGGCATCGTCGGGCGGCCTACATCTATGCGGAACTTCTGAACGACCTGAATACGGCGGCGGCGACGCTCGTGGCCGGTCTGCATTTTCGCGAGGCCGCGGTGCTCTATCAAAAGAAACTGCAGCGACCGCTGGATGCAGCAAACTGCCTGCGACAGGGAGGGCTGCTACATGAAGCGATTCCAATTTACGAACGGCTGGAACATTTTCGGACGGCGGGAGACCTTTATGCACAGCTTGAAGACCCTGCTGCCGCGGAGGCTGCCTATCGGCGGCACGTCGAGTCGTGCGTCTCCAAACATGACTTCCTCACGGCAGCCGACACGCTGCAGCAAAGTCTGGGTGACAGCGAATCGGCGCTGGCTCTACTGACAGAGAACTGGCTTCGTGCCAGCGATAAGAAAATTTGCCTGACGCGTGCGTGGGAACTGCTCGGCCAGGTGGGCCGGCACGACCAGGCGCAGAAATGGAGCCAGGAACTGAAGATTGAAGCGGTGCCGCAAGCTTCGCAATTAGGGTTTGTCGAAGGTCTCGCCGCCATCGCCGCGACCTACCCCGACGATCTCGTACGGCACAGCGTCGAAGACACGGCTCGCACCTGGATTTCGCGATCGCTGACTCGTCGCGATTCCCAGGCGCCGCTCATGCTGCGAGTCCTCGAACAACTGGCTCCGGAAGACCGGCTTCTGCCGCGGGATGCCAGCCGCTTCCTCAAACCCCTTCAGCAAACCAAAACCACCGGTCCGCGCCGTCGAGCACCGCAAGGGAAGTCGTCGGTCAGCAAGCAGGCCAGGAAGGTGAGTGCGTTCGAATTGCCCGTTGCCCATGGATGGTTCAGCGTCACAGCCACCCGGCGGCATCTCATTGCACTCGGACTGACGGCTGACTCTGAGCGCGTGTATGTACTACTAAGAAGCTGGGAGGGGTCAAGGCAGGACACGAAATCGTGGTGGGATTTCAATCTTAAAGACTCGATACATCCAATTCTTATCGGAATTGATGAAAGCGACATGTCGACAATCGTGTGTGTGCGCCCGAACCCAATTCTTCTCACTCAAAGGGAACTATCCATTGAAAGTCACACATTCACCGTCGGCACGCCTGGCTGGCTGCCGAATGGGGTGTCAGGTCTGGCGACCTGCTCAGGCATGACCTGGGCTTTTGAATCGTCCTCCTGTTCGCTGAAGGGTTTCAATCGACAGGGCCTGCCCGTCGCCGACCGGCAACTCTTGTTTCCGCCGGACTGGATTCACGAAGAAACTCGCCAGATTCCAATGCATGCGCGGGAAGATGTTGTTTTCGTTGGCTTGGGATCGATGCTCTATCAAGCCGGCGCCCGCCATCAGCTTCGTGCGTTGCAATTGGAACACGAGATTGACGCCCTGATCGGCAGTCCTCTAGGCACCCTCGCCCGAATTGCCGTCTTCTACAATCAGGGAGGAGCGGTACTTTGGCCGCAGGCCAATGGCGAGCAAATCGAGGCGCTGCCCCGCGATCTCGAACACCCCAGCGGAATTTTTTTGAAAGATGGCAGGCTGATTGTTCACGCCTCCGGCGAGTGGCGAGTTTATCAAACCCGGCAACACAAGCTGGTGCACATGGGGAATATCGTCGGCATCGACCAACGACCTCTGGCCATCACTCCTGGCCCCGCTGCCGACCAGTTTGCCGTCTGGAGCGGGGGCGGACCGGAAGAGATCGTCATCTATACCGTGGACAATTAAAAGCTGTCCCCGCAATTCACCGCCGGCGCCGAACCACTTCGCGGACTGGAAAGGCTCGCGACTTCCCGCACGAGAAAAAGTAAAGCTGACGAGAACCGAAGAGCCTACCCAGTCTGCCAAGGGCAACATAAGCCCTTCTGATCGAGCGTAGTCGTATGACGTATTCCACCTGCTTGCGATCACAGCCTGGGTGTTCAAGACCCTGCGCCAAAATCGGTGACATCGACCACGGCCATGTTGGTCGATGTCACCGAGGCAACCAAAAGCGAGCGGGTCGTTTCCGCATTTCCACCGCTCCCTGATAGCAACTGAAGACGGACCCGTCTGCAAGCGCGGCCGCTTATGCGAGGATGTCTTTCACGACGTTGCCGTAAACATCCGTCAATCGCTCGTCCCGCCCTTGGTGGAAGTAAGTCAGTCGGGTGTGGTCGATGCCCATCAGATGCAAAATCGTGGCATGCAGATCGTGTACATGCACGCGGTTCTCGACGGCCGTGAATCCGAATTCGTCGGTGGCTCCATAGGCCATGCCCCCCTTCACTCCGCCGCCGGCCAGCCACATTGAAAACCCATAGGGGTTGTGGTTGCGGCCAGGCTTTCCGGCCCCTTCGCTGAAGGGCATCCGTCCGAATTCGCCCCCCCAGATCACGAGGGTGCTCTCCAATAATCCCCGTTGTTCGAGATCGGCGAGCAGTGCGGCAATCGGCTGATCGGTTTCGCCGGCGTGTCGCCCGTGGTTCTTTTCGACGTTTTCGTGGGCGTCCCAGGTTTCTTCCAGATGGCCGCCGCCGGAGTAAAGCTGTACGAATTTCACACCGCGCTCGACCAGCCGCCGCGCGATCAGACAGTTGCGGCCAAACTCGGCGGTCGGGTTCTGATTGACGCCATAGGCGTCAAGAGTGCTGGCGGTTTCCTGCGTGAGGTCGACCGCTTCGGGAGCTTCCGACTGCATCCGAAACGCCAGTTCATAACTGGCCGAACGGGCTGCCAGTTCCGCGCCGCCGGGTCGGGAGTTCAGGTGCTGGTCGTTCAACTGTGCCAGTAGATCGAGCTGCTGCCGCTGAGCCGCACGAGTGAATTCCGCCGGACCGGCAAGATCGAGAATCGGATTTCCCACCGGCCGAAAGAGCGTCCCCTGGTATGTGGCCGGCATGAAGCCGCTTGACCAGTTGGGCTGACCGCCGATCGGACCGCCCCGTTTATCGAGCATGACCACATAGCCCGGCAGGTTCTGGTTTTCACTGCCGAGTCCATAGATGCTCCAGCTTCCGAGCGATGGCCGTCCCACGATCGGCTTGCCTGTATTCATCTGCAGGAGCGCCGAGCCGTGGGCATGCGTGTCGGTGTAGCAGGAACGAATCACCGCCAGCTTGTCGGCGTGTTGGCGGAGATGCGGGAAGAAGTCGGATACCGGGAGTCCGCTTTCTCCGCCGGGTGCGAACTTTCGCGCCGCAGGCGTGAGCAACCCCATGGGACGTCCGCCGGAATTGATGAACTTCTTGTCCGGTGGGAGCGGCTGGCCAGCGTATTTCTCGAGCGCCGGTTTTGGATCGAACGTGTCAACCTGACTGGGACCGCCGTTCATCAGCAGGAAGATGACGCTTTTGACCTTGGTCGGGAAATGCGGAGCCCGCGCGGAGAGCGAAGACTCCGAGGAAACGGTGGCGGCGCTGGCATATCGGGCAAAGAACCCGTCCTGCTCCAACAGGCCAGCGAGGGCCACGCCTGCGAAGCCGGCTCCCATCTCCCAGATGAATTCACGCCGGCCGGTTCCACATGGGAACGGCGAGCCGGCTCTGGCTGCGGCATCAATCCACATAGATGAACTCGTTCGTGTTGAGCAGGACGTGACAAAGCGATACCCAGGAGAGCAACTCGGAATTTTTGTCAGGCAGGTTTTTTCGCTGTGCTTCCAGGTGCCCGCGAGCGACTTCGCGTTCGTTGTCGGTCGGTGAACGCAGGAGGGCAAAACGCCAGGCGGCGTCGATGCGTGCGTTGGTGTCCAGACCCTGCGCACAAACCCGTTTGGCGAACTGAAGGCTCTGCTCATGGACCCAGCTGTTATTGAGCAGTGCCAGCGCCTGAGGGGCCACGGTCGTGACATCACGGCGGCCGGTTGGGACGGCGTTGTCGCACATGTCAAACGTCGTCATGAAGGGCACAATCAGCCCGCGCTTGCTGTACAGGTACAAACTGCGCCGTCGGGTTTCCTCGGGAGGAGACGCCTGATACGCACCGCTTTTCATTGAAAGCCCTTCGAGCGCCTCTTCACTGATCGGAGCATGAAAGCTTGGCCCGCCGACCTTGAGATCCAGTTGACCCGAGGTGGCGAGAATAGCGTCACGCAAGGATTCCGCGTCGAGCCGTCGGCGCTCCGCATGCCACCAGAAGTGATTGCCGGAATCTTTCAGTTCGAACTCTGGCTGTCGTGGATTCAACGAACTCTGGCGATAGGTCTCGCTCATGACCATCAGCTTGTGCAGTCGTTTCAACCGCCAGCCGCCATCGACCAGTTCACCGGCGAGCCAGTCCAGCAACTCGGGATGGGTGGGCGGCTGCCCGTTAAATCCAAAGTTGTCAGGCGTGCGAACCAAGCCTGCACCGAAGTGATGTTCCCACAGTCGATTCACGATCACGCGGGGCGTTAATGGATTGCGTGAGTCCGACATCCATTGGGCGAGTTGCAGACGGCGCTGCGTTGTTTTGGCATCGGCAGGCGGTGGAAGAAACTCCCGATCCAGCTCTGGAATGCCGCTCAACGGACCTGCACTGACTTCCTGTAAGGGGCGATGCACGTCCCCTTTCTTCAGCGCGTGCAGCGGCTTGGGCTGCTTCGTCAGGTCGGTCCAGCCGAGCACATCGAAGCCGAGTTCCTCTTTCGTAGGCCCGCCCAGAAACTTGCGATCGCGAGATGCGACCGGACCAGGCCAGAACGCGGCGGCGACTCGGTAATAGTCGGCCTGCGTGATCGGGTCGAATTTATGATCATGACAGCGTGCGCATTTGACGGTCAGCCCGAGAATGGCTGTCGTACTCGCATGGACCATGTCTTCCAGGCGTTCGTACTGATATTCGGAGGCGTCATTGGGTTCGTCATCCCAGGTTCCCAGGCGGATAAACCCGGTCGCAATTACGGTGGATTCGGTGCGATCGGGCAACTCATCGCCGGCAAGTTGCTCCAGCACGAACCGATCAAACGGCATGTCCGAGTTGCAGGCATTGGTGACCCAGTCTCGGTACTTCCAGGCGAACGGCTTTTCCGCATCGCGCTCATAGCCGTTCGTTTCCGCAAAACGGGCGACGTCCAGCCAGTGTCGCGCCCAGCGTTCGCCAAATTGCGGCAGCGACAGCAAGCGGTCGACTTGCCGCTCGTAAGCTTCCGGAGAGTCATTTGCCGCAAAGGCGTCCATTTCCTCCGCTGTGGGCGGTAGCCCGATCAGATCCATGTAAAGGCGGCGGAGTAAGGCCCGCTTGTCCGCAGGCGGGGCAGGGGAGAGACCATGTTGCTGAAGTTTCTGCCGGACAAAGGCATCGACCGGCTGTGCCCCAAAGCCGGTCGGCACTTCAGGCCGTTTGACAGGTTGTAACGACCACCAGTCGCGTCCTGCCCGAACATCGGTCGTGCGTTCATAGGCATCGAGGACACGGCCTTCTGGCCAGGGAGCGCCAGCATTGATCCAATCTCGCAGCATCTGGATTTCTGCGGCAGGCAGAT contains:
- a CDS encoding DUF1501 domain-containing protein — protein: MWIDAAARAGSPFPCGTGRREFIWEMGAGFAGVALAGLLEQDGFFARYASAATVSSESSLSARAPHFPTKVKSVIFLLMNGGPSQVDTFDPKPALEKYAGQPLPPDKKFINSGGRPMGLLTPAARKFAPGGESGLPVSDFFPHLRQHADKLAVIRSCYTDTHAHGSALLQMNTGKPIVGRPSLGSWSIYGLGSENQNLPGYVVMLDKRGGPIGGQPNWSSGFMPATYQGTLFRPVGNPILDLAGPAEFTRAAQRQQLDLLAQLNDQHLNSRPGGAELAARSASYELAFRMQSEAPEAVDLTQETASTLDAYGVNQNPTAEFGRNCLIARRLVERGVKFVQLYSGGGHLEETWDAHENVEKNHGRHAGETDQPIAALLADLEQRGLLESTLVIWGGEFGRMPFSEGAGKPGRNHNPYGFSMWLAGGGVKGGMAYGATDEFGFTAVENRVHVHDLHATILHLMGIDHTRLTYFHQGRDERLTDVYGNVVKDILA
- a CDS encoding PSD1 and planctomycete cytochrome C domain-containing protein, which gives rise to MFTKCQQPLGLVFAAIFVACVPVRAASAADVNFEQTAANVFLRRCLECHQSADPNGELDLTRKDRALAGGASGKVIVPGDAESSELIARVVVGEMPPEKNGKPQHLPAAEIQMLRDWINAGAPWPEGRVLDAYERTTDVRAGRDWWSLQPVKRPEVPTGFGAQPVDAFVRQKLQQHGLSPAPPADKRALLRRLYMDLIGLPPTAEEMDAFAANDSPEAYERQVDRLLSLPQFGERWARHWLDVARFAETNGYERDAEKPFAWKYRDWVTNACNSDMPFDRFVLEQLAGDELPDRTESTVIATGFIRLGTWDDEPNDASEYQYERLEDMVHASTTAILGLTVKCARCHDHKFDPITQADYYRVAAAFWPGPVASRDRKFLGGPTKEELGFDVLGWTDLTKQPKPLHALKKGDVHRPLQEVSAGPLSGIPELDREFLPPPADAKTTQRRLQLAQWMSDSRNPLTPRVIVNRLWEHHFGAGLVRTPDNFGFNGQPPTHPELLDWLAGELVDGGWRLKRLHKLMVMSETYRQSSLNPRQPEFELKDSGNHFWWHAERRRLDAESLRDAILATSGQLDLKVGGPSFHAPISEEALEGLSMKSGAYQASPPEETRRRSLYLYSKRGLIVPFMTTFDMCDNAVPTGRRDVTTVAPQALALLNNSWVHEQSLQFAKRVCAQGLDTNARIDAAWRFALLRSPTDNEREVARGHLEAQRKNLPDKNSELLSWVSLCHVLLNTNEFIYVD